In a genomic window of Methanosarcina horonobensis HB-1 = JCM 15518:
- a CDS encoding DMT family transporter, with amino-acid sequence MVARGKTSDLRLKKKKGSLFLQGVLVVVCMLLYFTCLKITCVSIAILLQYTAPIYVILASPFLLNEKIGKESIAALFIAITGVFLIVRPEDGLSGMELTGTYMLGMIAGMLSG; translated from the coding sequence ATAGTTGCAAGGGGGAAAACCTCTGATCTCAGGCTAAAGAAAAAGAAAGGAAGCCTGTTCCTGCAGGGAGTTCTGGTGGTTGTATGTATGCTTCTCTATTTTACCTGTCTGAAGATTACCTGTGTATCCATAGCGATTCTGCTCCAGTATACAGCCCCGATTTATGTGATACTGGCTTCTCCTTTTCTCCTGAACGAAAAGATAGGAAAGGAAAGTATAGCTGCTCTTTTTATTGCAATTACAGGGGTTTTTCTGATAGTCAGACCTGAAGACGGGCTTTCCGGCATGGAACTTACAGGTACCTATATGCTGG
- a CDS encoding cupin domain-containing protein gives MKSFTESDHKAVRDRIPEILQSSGKGCAFKELSDPEFLIELENKLEEELAEYLESKEVEELVDLLEVIYRITELKGFSKESLESLRLKKRQEWGGFEKNLLLLDIPDEKYPYHEFPAAPEEFPRIVFRPEKSEVIKKHGVSMRIYTTKEDCPSAAILYQETDTGHAEEFVHKKSNFLYYILEGSGTWVVEDREFEGRAGDVIVVPSGKRFWFRGNLKQICITTPSWEEKYERHIRDIEL, from the coding sequence TTGAAGTCTTTCACAGAAAGCGATCATAAAGCAGTTAGGGACAGAATCCCGGAGATTCTTCAAAGTTCAGGTAAAGGTTGTGCCTTCAAAGAACTTTCCGATCCTGAATTCCTTATTGAGCTGGAGAATAAGCTTGAAGAAGAATTGGCTGAGTACCTTGAGAGCAAAGAGGTTGAAGAACTTGTCGACCTGCTGGAAGTAATTTACAGGATTACAGAACTCAAGGGCTTTTCAAAAGAAAGCCTTGAATCGTTAAGACTGAAAAAAAGGCAGGAATGGGGCGGGTTTGAAAAGAATCTGCTTTTGCTTGATATTCCTGATGAAAAGTATCCATATCATGAATTTCCTGCCGCACCAGAAGAATTTCCTCGTATAGTTTTCAGACCTGAAAAATCAGAAGTAATCAAGAAACATGGAGTCAGTATGAGAATTTATACAACGAAAGAAGACTGCCCCAGTGCTGCTATCCTCTATCAGGAGACGGATACAGGCCATGCAGAAGAATTTGTTCACAAAAAAAGCAATTTTCTTTATTATATTCTTGAAGGGTCAGGCACATGGGTAGTTGAGGACAGAGAATTTGAAGGCAGGGCAGGGGATGTGATAGTAGTGCCTTCGGGAAAGAGATTCTGGTTCCGAGGAAACCTTAAACAGATTTGCATAACTACTCCTTCCTGGGAAGAAAAATATGAACGGCACATAAGGGATATTGAACTGTAA
- a CDS encoding GNAT family N-acetyltransferase has product MRILTVMDKNSETIKNLKIRKMSREEAEFAIEMAAAEGWNPGVHDGELFYEADPEGFFIAELEGKPAGCASAVVYDNDFGFLGLYVVKPEFQKKGIGMKLTEKCLEHLGDRNIGLDGVVENEEKYQKAMKFKSSYSNLRYQGKGGGETPDGMVKVSEVPFGKLLEYDRRMFPALRPGFLKKWINQPDSYAFATLEAGDLKGYGVIRKCRVGYKIGPLFANDQGTAEKIFRALKASVPGEFIYLDVPEPNKKAVEMAEKYNMNVMFRTIRMYSRKEPDIELDKVYGVTSFELG; this is encoded by the coding sequence GTGAGAATATTAACTGTCATGGATAAGAACTCGGAAACAATAAAAAATCTGAAAATCCGAAAAATGAGCCGGGAAGAGGCTGAATTTGCAATTGAGATGGCAGCTGCCGAAGGCTGGAACCCCGGCGTCCATGATGGTGAACTTTTTTACGAAGCTGACCCTGAAGGCTTTTTTATTGCAGAGCTTGAGGGCAAGCCAGCTGGCTGCGCCTCTGCTGTTGTATATGATAATGATTTTGGTTTTCTCGGGCTCTACGTGGTCAAACCTGAATTCCAGAAAAAAGGCATAGGAATGAAACTGACCGAAAAATGCCTGGAACACCTGGGAGACAGAAACATCGGGCTTGACGGCGTTGTAGAAAACGAAGAGAAATACCAGAAAGCTATGAAGTTCAAGTCTTCCTATAGCAACCTGCGTTATCAAGGTAAGGGAGGAGGAGAAACTCCGGATGGTATGGTAAAGGTCTCGGAAGTCCCTTTTGGAAAACTGCTTGAATACGACAGGAGGATGTTTCCTGCCCTGAGACCCGGTTTTCTGAAAAAATGGATCAATCAGCCTGATTCTTATGCCTTCGCAACTCTTGAAGCTGGAGATCTCAAAGGGTACGGCGTTATAAGGAAGTGTCGGGTGGGTTATAAAATAGGGCCTCTTTTTGCGAATGACCAGGGTACTGCAGAGAAGATTTTCAGAGCTCTTAAGGCTTCAGTTCCCGGGGAGTTCATTTATCTTGACGTCCCCGAACCCAATAAAAAAGCGGTGGAAATGGCAGAGAAATACAATATGAATGTGATGTTCAGGACTATACGCATGTACAGCCGAAAAGAGCCTGATATAGAACTTGATAAAGTTTATGGAGTTACGAGTTTCGAACTCGGATAA